The nucleotide sequence CAGTCAGCCACGGCCTTTTTGTACTCCCCAACTTCCTTGTAACATGATGCCCTGCAGGTCAAGACCTCCATTGTCCCATCATTATCACCAGCCTTCTCAAAAAGAAAGACAGCCCAAGACAACCATTTAATAGCATCAGCATACTGCCCCTGTTTATAATTATCCATACCCTTATTTTTAGCGGAAGGAGCATTAACACCAGCAGGTGGGGGAGGAAGGCCTTCGAGCTCAGTCGTTCCACCTCCATCAGCCCCTCCTTCAAACTCCGCATTTATCCCCAAATCATCATCCCCAGATAGTTTCTGGCTAGTAAATCCTTCATATCCCCCCGAGCCACCATTGGAAGTTGAAGAGAATAATGCGTCAAAATCACTTGCCCCTGAGGGTTGCCTAGTGGGTTGGCTTTGACTTTGAGTCTGAATATCCACAAACCCAAAATCACCAATCGGATCGGTCTTACTCGCGCTGAAAGGATCTGATGAGAATTGAGAACCACTTGTTTGGGAAGTTGGGTTTTGAAATCCCCCAAACAAATTGTTCTTTAAACCACTCTTATCACTTTCTTTTCTTGCTGAATTGGTAACATCAGGTTTCTTAGCCCCAAAATCAAAGAAAGACCCAAAAGGGTCCTTATTTGAACCTATCCCACCACCTCCGTTGTTACCTCCTCCCATGCTTTTCATTGATGAACCACCAAGATTTGGATTTCTACTATTATTTCCACCCAAATTCACATTCCCACCACCAGGATTCGAACTGGTATTATAGTTGctaccaaaattcacatttccaCTACTATTATTTGCGTTAGAATCCCAGGATCCGGTAGTTTGAGTGGAAATACCACTTTTCGACAAGGAATCAGCCACCCCTCCCATTGAGAACGTGCTCTGACTCCCCGGGCGAGCTGCATTTTTCAGCGGAACATTATTGCTGCCCTTATTCTGGCCCATCGCCGAGTTCAGCAAATCACCAAACAGATTTGGGTTCTTATTTTGAACAATTCCCACACCCGATGCAGGGGCAGCGGAATTCCAGCTTTTCCCGAAAATATCTCCCACCATAGACGTCGGGCCGGATAAAGATCCAACGCCACCAGATTGAACCGGAACAGCGGGCTGATGCGTCCACGAGGACTTGTTGGGCTGTTGGTTCCAGGACGACGTAGCGTTAGGCTTTCGTGAGTACGTAGTTGATGCATACGAGGAAGTCTGGCTTTTCTGATCTTTCATAGGCTTCGATAGCCCCGAGCACAGCCCCAGATCGAAATCAAAAGAATTGATCGAACCCGCCTTGTTATTCGATTTTCCGTGATTCGAATT is from Primulina huaijiensis isolate GDHJ02 unplaced genomic scaffold, ASM1229523v2 scaffold25387_ERROPOS81747+, whole genome shotgun sequence and encodes:
- the LOC140967461 gene encoding uncharacterized protein: MNSNHGKSNNKAGSINSFDFDLGLCSGLSKPMKDQKSQTSSYASTTYSRKPNATSSWNQQPNKSSWTHQPAVPVQSGGVGSLSGPTSMVGDIFGKSWNSAAPASGVGIVQNKNPNLFGDLLNSAMGQNKGSNNVPLKNAARPGSQSTFSMGGVADSLSKSGISTQTTGSWDSNANNSSGNVNFGSNYNTSSNPGGGNVNLGGNNSRNPNLGGSSMKSMGGGNNGGGGIGSNKDPFGSFFDFGAKKPDVTNSARKESDKSGLKNNLFGGFQNPTSQTSGSQFSSDPFSASKTDPIGDFGFVDIQTQSQSQPTRQPSGASDFDALFSSTSNGGSGGYEGFTSQKLSGDDDLGINAEFEGGADGGGTTELEGLPPPPAGVNAPSAKNKGMDNYKQGQYADAIKWLSWAVFLFEKAGDNDGTMEVLTCRASCYKEVGEYKKAVADCTKVLEHDDTNVSVLVQRSLLYESMEKYKLGAEDLRTVMKLDPGNKVARSTIHRLTKMAG